In Sphingomonas sp. SUN019, one genomic interval encodes:
- a CDS encoding DUF885 family protein, whose translation MDRRTFLASTTAASALAVVPNLLAAQEMTAPAKPGPGDAKLKATFDRVFADALQRSPELATSLGMDKGPNAALKHKLSDNSPAAKAADHAALKQGIAAIEAVAPASLSPTSKLDREVVLYSLNAQAMPEDRFKLDSVQRPYPIFQQGGVYFRGPDFLNSAHTITNAEDCEAYVDRLTAMAGALDNETAEQNEQAARGYVAPGWSLDLTLGQMAKLRSPAPAESGLTQSLVTRAAKANAAGDWQARAAAIVEKQIYPALDRQIAAIKALRAKPRTDDGIWALPQGDAIYAAALAQATTTTYTPEEVHKMGLDQVASISAELDTILKGQGLTKGTVAARLNELNVRPDQLYPNTAAGRTAMIADLNAGNAAMTAKLPQLFIAPPNEPLDIRAVPADIQDGASNGYYNRAALDGSRPAIYWINLKSVGDWPKYSLPSLTYHEGVPGHHLQISIAQKSDTPLLRKLSFFNAYSEGWALYAESVADELKGYATELERAGFLQSYLFRAARLVIDTGIHTKRWTREKATDYMVETVGFARPRSLREVERYCTQPGQATSYKVGHAAWVAARDKAKAIRGAKYDEKQFHEILRAGAVPLTILDRLVEERARMA comes from the coding sequence TTGGATCGTCGCACCTTCCTCGCCTCCACCACCGCCGCGTCGGCGCTGGCGGTCGTGCCCAATCTGCTTGCCGCCCAAGAAATGACGGCGCCCGCCAAACCCGGTCCCGGCGACGCGAAGCTGAAGGCCACGTTCGACCGCGTGTTCGCCGACGCGCTGCAGCGCAGCCCCGAACTCGCCACCTCGCTCGGGATGGACAAGGGGCCTAACGCCGCCCTGAAGCACAAACTGTCGGACAATTCCCCCGCGGCCAAGGCGGCCGATCACGCCGCGCTGAAACAGGGCATCGCCGCGATCGAGGCGGTGGCTCCTGCGTCGCTTTCGCCGACCTCGAAACTCGACCGCGAAGTCGTGCTCTATTCGCTGAACGCGCAGGCGATGCCGGAGGATCGCTTCAAGCTCGATTCGGTCCAGCGCCCGTATCCGATCTTCCAGCAGGGCGGCGTCTATTTCCGCGGCCCCGATTTCCTCAACTCGGCGCACACGATCACCAATGCCGAGGATTGCGAGGCCTATGTCGATCGCCTGACCGCGATGGCGGGCGCGCTGGACAACGAAACCGCAGAGCAGAACGAGCAGGCCGCGCGCGGCTATGTCGCGCCGGGCTGGTCGCTCGACCTGACGCTCGGCCAGATGGCGAAGCTGCGTAGCCCCGCCCCGGCTGAGAGCGGCCTGACGCAATCGCTCGTCACCCGCGCGGCGAAGGCCAACGCCGCGGGCGACTGGCAGGCACGCGCCGCGGCCATCGTCGAAAAGCAGATCTACCCCGCGCTCGACCGTCAGATCGCGGCGATCAAGGCATTGCGCGCCAAACCGCGCACCGACGACGGCATCTGGGCGCTGCCACAGGGCGACGCGATCTACGCCGCCGCATTGGCACAAGCGACCACCACCACCTACACGCCGGAGGAGGTCCACAAGATGGGCCTCGATCAGGTCGCCTCGATCTCGGCCGAGCTCGACACGATCCTGAAGGGCCAGGGGCTGACCAAGGGGACGGTCGCCGCGCGCCTGAACGAACTGAACGTGCGCCCCGATCAGCTCTATCCCAACACCGCGGCGGGCCGCACCGCAATGATCGCCGACCTCAACGCGGGCAACGCCGCGATGACCGCGAAGCTGCCGCAGCTGTTCATCGCGCCCCCGAACGAACCGCTCGACATCCGCGCGGTGCCCGCCGACATTCAGGACGGCGCGTCGAACGGTTACTACAACCGCGCTGCGCTCGACGGGTCACGCCCCGCGATCTATTGGATCAACCTGAAGAGCGTCGGCGACTGGCCGAAATATTCGCTGCCAAGCCTCACCTATCACGAAGGCGTGCCGGGGCATCACCTGCAGATCTCGATCGCGCAGAAATCGGACACGCCGCTCTTACGCAAACTGTCGTTCTTCAACGCTTATTCCGAAGGCTGGGCGCTCTACGCCGAAAGCGTGGCGGACGAACTGAAGGGCTACGCGACCGAACTGGAACGCGCCGGTTTCCTGCAAAGCTACCTCTTCCGCGCCGCACGGCTGGTGATCGACACCGGCATCCATACGAAGCGCTGGACCCGCGAAAAGGCGACCGATTACATGGTCGAGACGGTCGGCTTCGCCCGCCCGCGCTCGCTGCGCGAGGTCGAACGCTATTGCACGCAACCCGGGCAGGCGACCAGCTACAAGGTCGGCCACGCCGCCTGGGTCGCCGCCCGCGACAAGGCGAAGGCGATCCGCGGCGCGAAGTATGACGAGAAGCAGTTCCACGAAATTTTACGCGCAGGGGCGGTGCCACTCACCATCCTCGACCGGCTGGTGGAAGAACGCGCGCGGATGGCGTGA
- a CDS encoding GtrA family protein: METTPRQFDLVRAKETFGQLVRFGIAGGLATLCYAAVYSPLAATKLTSEQVANIFGYLVAVLVGFWLHSRWSFRGHGASATKTGPRFFAVSLLSYGANTFWVWLLTDDAVMAGPWWWPLIPILFVTPLVTFSLNRLWVFK; encoded by the coding sequence GTGGAAACGACACCCCGGCAGTTCGACCTGGTCCGCGCGAAGGAAACGTTCGGGCAGCTCGTCCGCTTCGGCATTGCGGGTGGTTTGGCGACGCTGTGCTACGCTGCGGTCTATTCGCCGCTTGCCGCGACGAAGCTGACGTCGGAACAGGTCGCCAACATCTTCGGCTATCTGGTGGCGGTGCTGGTCGGCTTCTGGCTGCACAGCCGCTGGAGCTTCCGCGGGCACGGCGCGTCGGCAACGAAGACCGGGCCGCGGTTCTTCGCGGTGTCCCTGCTGAGCTATGGTGCGAACACTTTCTGGGTGTGGCTGCTGACCGACGATGCGGTGATGGCGGGGCCGTGGTGGTGGCCGCTGATCCCGATCCTGTTCGTGACCCCGCTGGTGACGTTCTCGCTCAACCGTTTGTGGGTGTTCAAATAG
- a CDS encoding type II toxin-antitoxin system Phd/YefM family antitoxin, which yields MTVTVTTHEAKTQLSKLIARALAGEDIIIANRTTPQVRLVPVLAEPEPKRGFGSMKGKFKFDESFFDPLPDEELDAWEGR from the coding sequence ATGACCGTCACCGTCACAACGCACGAAGCAAAGACGCAACTGTCGAAGCTGATCGCACGCGCGCTCGCGGGTGAGGATATCATCATCGCCAATCGCACGACGCCGCAAGTGCGACTGGTCCCGGTCTTGGCCGAACCGGAGCCGAAGCGCGGCTTCGGATCGATGAAGGGGAAATTCAAATTCGACGAAAGCTTCTTTGATCCCCTGCCCGATGAAGAACTGGATGCTTGGGAAGGCCGTTGA
- a CDS encoding type II toxin-antitoxin system VapC family toxin, giving the protein MRLLLDTHAILWWLLGDLRLPERPRSAIEANTANVLVSAVSAMEIATKFRIGKLPEAAPIAGRLDAITKQQKFVSLPISSVHADLAGGLPIRHRDPFDRLLIAQAQIEQAWLVSNEQLFDQFGVRRLW; this is encoded by the coding sequence TTGAGGCTCCTACTCGATACGCACGCGATTCTGTGGTGGTTGCTTGGCGATCTGCGTTTGCCAGAGCGTCCGCGTTCGGCGATCGAGGCCAATACGGCCAACGTCCTGGTCAGTGCAGTCAGCGCGATGGAAATCGCGACGAAGTTCCGGATCGGAAAACTGCCGGAAGCCGCGCCGATTGCCGGGCGTCTCGACGCGATCACCAAGCAACAGAAGTTCGTCTCGCTTCCGATCTCTTCGGTCCATGCCGATCTGGCCGGTGGTCTGCCTATCCGGCACCGCGATCCGTTCGACCGTTTGCTGATCGCACAAGCGCAGATCGAACAAGCATGGCTCGTCTCGAACGAACAGCTGTTCGACCAGTTCGGGGTGCGCCGCTTGTGGTGA
- the egtD gene encoding L-histidine N(alpha)-methyltransferase — protein MLRQEVEDGQASLANPQFRADVLAGLDRRPRAIPARWFYDRRGSELFEKITDLPEYYPTRSETAVLGAIGGELRERIGPGRAVVEFGSGSSTKTPLVLEAIEPSAYVPIDISGDFLRESSKALSTRFPNLLVLPFEADFTRPLALPRTIAAAPKLGFFPGSTIGNLIPHAAVDLLRAMRSSLGEGAMLLIGMDRIKSADVLVPAYDDAQGVTAAFNLNLLERINRELDGDIPVDAFRHRAIWNDDRARIEMHLEATRDVDFTVDGRKFSICAGETIHTENSHKYGPRDARILLRAGGWTPIQMWMDADEKFAVYLAEAQAERPAP, from the coding sequence ATGCTGCGCCAAGAAGTCGAGGACGGCCAGGCATCGCTGGCCAATCCGCAATTCCGCGCCGATGTGCTGGCCGGACTCGACCGCCGCCCGCGCGCGATCCCCGCGCGCTGGTTCTACGACCGGCGAGGGTCGGAACTGTTCGAGAAGATCACCGATCTCCCGGAATATTACCCTACCCGCAGCGAAACCGCAGTGCTCGGCGCGATCGGCGGCGAATTGCGCGAGCGCATCGGCCCCGGTCGCGCGGTGGTCGAATTCGGCTCGGGCTCGTCGACCAAGACCCCGCTGGTGCTCGAAGCGATCGAACCCTCCGCCTACGTCCCGATCGACATATCGGGCGATTTCCTGCGCGAATCGTCGAAGGCGCTGTCGACGCGTTTCCCGAACCTGCTGGTCCTGCCGTTCGAGGCCGATTTCACGCGTCCGCTCGCCCTCCCGCGCACGATCGCCGCCGCGCCGAAACTGGGCTTCTTCCCCGGCTCGACGATCGGCAACCTCATCCCCCACGCCGCGGTCGATCTGCTGCGCGCGATGCGCTCGTCGCTCGGGGAAGGCGCGATGCTGCTGATCGGGATGGACCGGATCAAAAGCGCGGACGTGCTGGTCCCCGCCTATGACGATGCGCAGGGCGTGACCGCGGCGTTCAACCTGAACCTGCTGGAGCGCATCAACCGCGAGCTCGACGGCGACATTCCCGTCGACGCCTTCCGCCACCGCGCGATCTGGAACGACGACCGCGCACGAATCGAGATGCATCTGGAGGCGACGCGCGACGTGGATTTCACCGTCGACGGCCGCAAGTTTTCGATTTGCGCTGGCGAGACGATTCACACCGAAAACAGCCACAAATACGGCCCCCGCGACGCCCGCATCCTGCTCCGCGCAGGCGGTTGGACCCCGATCCAGATGTGGATGGACGCGGACGAAAAGTTCGCGGTGTATCTCGCCGAAGCGCAGGCCGAACGCCCCGCGCCCTGA
- a CDS encoding DUF6481 family protein: MAGFKLPDFNERAALSRDAKAKALEKMRAKPAVDPAVLAERAAARERKEAAEAEKRREKAERLAQEKADREAAAAAEAERLAAEALANAPKPKPPVDEALRKALRDAKYAKRKARK, translated from the coding sequence ATGGCCGGTTTCAAGCTCCCCGACTTCAACGAGCGCGCCGCGCTCTCGCGCGACGCCAAGGCGAAGGCGCTCGAAAAGATGCGCGCCAAGCCAGCGGTCGATCCCGCCGTGCTGGCCGAACGCGCCGCCGCGCGCGAACGCAAGGAAGCCGCCGAGGCCGAAAAGCGCCGCGAAAAGGCCGAACGCCTCGCCCAGGAAAAGGCCGACCGCGAGGCCGCCGCCGCCGCGGAGGCCGAACGCCTCGCCGCCGAAGCTTTGGCCAACGCCCCGAAACCCAAGCCCCCGGTCGACGAAGCCCTCCGCAAGGCGCTCCGCGATGCGAAATACGCCAAGCGCAAGGCGCGGAAGTAG
- a CDS encoding bifunctional 2-polyprenyl-6-hydroxyphenol methylase/3-demethylubiquinol 3-O-methyltransferase UbiG, whose product MDRRVYDRMAEHDSTHWWYRARRDILADYLTREGGLPKAAKILEIGCGTGHNLPMLGRFGEVDAIEIDPAARDIAAQRLGKPVGAAPLPILPDVPKGHYDLIAVLDVVEHIEDDVAALIAMRERLAPGGKILITVPAHPWMWSAHDVVNHHHRRYTKATLKAAITAAGLRSRKLGYFNSLLFPLAAGARLAGRLTGREDSDDSPPPPAINALFETIFRAERFMVGRVPMPPGVSIVSLAEPA is encoded by the coding sequence ATGGATCGCCGCGTTTACGACCGAATGGCCGAGCACGATTCTACGCATTGGTGGTATCGTGCGCGCCGCGACATCCTGGCGGATTATCTGACGCGAGAAGGCGGATTGCCGAAGGCTGCGAAGATCCTCGAGATCGGGTGCGGCACCGGGCATAATCTGCCGATGCTCGGCCGGTTCGGGGAGGTCGATGCGATCGAGATCGATCCGGCCGCGCGCGACATCGCGGCGCAGCGGCTGGGCAAGCCGGTCGGCGCCGCGCCGCTGCCGATCCTGCCCGACGTGCCGAAGGGGCATTACGATCTGATCGCGGTGCTGGATGTGGTCGAGCATATCGAGGACGATGTGGCGGCGCTGATCGCGATGCGCGAACGGCTCGCGCCCGGCGGGAAGATCCTGATCACCGTGCCGGCGCATCCGTGGATGTGGAGCGCGCACGACGTGGTGAACCACCATCACCGGCGCTACACGAAAGCGACGTTGAAGGCGGCGATCACGGCGGCGGGGCTGCGGTCGCGCAAGCTCGGCTATTTCAACTCGTTGCTGTTCCCGCTGGCGGCGGGCGCGCGCCTGGCGGGGCGGCTGACCGGGCGCGAGGACAGCGACGATTCTCCCCCGCCGCCCGCGATCAACGCGCTGTTCGAGACCATCTTTCGCGCGGAACGCTTCATGGTCGGGCGCGTGCCGATGCCGCCGGGGGTGTCGATCGTGTCGTTGGCCGAACCCGCCTAA
- a CDS encoding glycosyltransferase family 2 protein has translation MHRPALSVVIPCYNEAKCLDLLHARVAAAARTAVGDDHEIVLVNDGSRDDSWPVMQSIAAADPRVVAINLSRNHGHQLALTAGLDLCAGAQILIIDADLQDPPELLSDMRATMAREAADVVYAVRRRRQGETIFKKATAAAFYRVLDRVTDTPIPLDTGDFRLMSRRALDAFLSLPEQARFIRGMVAWVGFRQVPFPYDRAERHAGETNYPLGKMIGLAFDAVTGFSTAPLRWASHVGLALTALSLLLVVYIVIGWFSGTTVAGWTSTMLVTVILGAVQMFVLGMIGEYLGRLYIESKRRPLYLVADVAGPVQGTATLGFRSADPDPAPTIEERAATEAQLL, from the coding sequence ATGCACCGCCCCGCTCTGTCCGTCGTCATCCCCTGCTACAATGAGGCGAAGTGTCTCGATCTGCTGCACGCGCGCGTCGCGGCGGCAGCGCGGACGGCGGTGGGGGACGATCATGAGATCGTGCTGGTCAACGACGGATCGCGCGACGACAGTTGGCCGGTGATGCAGAGTATCGCCGCCGCGGACCCCCGCGTCGTCGCGATCAACCTGTCGCGCAACCACGGGCATCAACTGGCGCTGACCGCCGGGCTGGACCTGTGCGCAGGCGCGCAGATCCTGATTATCGACGCCGACCTGCAGGATCCGCCCGAACTGCTATCCGACATGCGTGCGACGATGGCGCGCGAGGCGGCGGACGTCGTTTACGCCGTGCGCCGTCGGCGACAGGGAGAAACGATCTTCAAGAAGGCCACCGCCGCCGCCTTCTACCGCGTGCTCGACCGCGTCACCGATACCCCGATCCCGCTCGATACCGGCGATTTCCGGCTGATGAGCAGGCGGGCGCTCGACGCGTTCCTGTCGCTGCCCGAACAGGCGCGCTTCATCCGCGGAATGGTCGCCTGGGTCGGCTTCCGGCAGGTGCCGTTCCCCTACGACCGCGCAGAACGGCATGCGGGGGAAACCAACTATCCGCTCGGCAAGATGATCGGCCTCGCCTTCGACGCAGTGACCGGCTTCTCCACCGCGCCGCTGCGCTGGGCGAGCCACGTCGGGCTGGCGCTGACCGCGCTGTCGCTGTTGCTGGTGGTCTATATCGTGATCGGCTGGTTTTCCGGGACGACGGTGGCGGGGTGGACATCGACGATGCTGGTAACCGTCATCCTCGGCGCGGTGCAGATGTTCGTGCTGGGGATGATCGGCGAATATCTCGGGCGGCTGTACATCGAATCGAAGCGGCGGCCGCTGTATCTCGTCGCCGACGTCGCAGGTCCGGTGCAGGGCACCGCAACCCTCGGCTTCCGCTCTGCCGATCCCGATCCCGCGCCGACGATCGAGGAACGCGCCGCGACCGAGGCGCAATTGCTTTAG
- a CDS encoding AcrB/AcrD/AcrF family protein — MTDRPALPASIATELDRHWIRLTLIAWVVIAAFYITQRWAAIHWLSLGDTDDNMRLMQVRALLNGQGWYDLRNYRLNPPGGFDIHWSRLVDLPIAALILLLRPFVGMAEAEKLACGIAPLIPLSVTMIGLGATVRRLVDPLAWPLAIVFLMGSTVALLMFMPERIDHHGWQLAMLSLTVAGLCDPKQARGGAIVGLASAASLTIGLELLPYAAMAGAIIALRWIWDRADAQRLTVYALALAGGSAAGFAVFASNANRVMRCDALTPVWLSVVVGAGALLFVIARLSPEKRAVRLALAMAAGAAIAIGFALLFPQCLGRPEQVSDELYRNWLSNVREAKPIYKHAFRVGFPLIALPVMGLIGAVLATRRASGTAEQVGWACVTLFAAFAVAMLLWQVRAGPAAQLMAIPGVTALGWIVLPWLLRHPSMPVRVFGTVAAFVVISGIFAGLALRWLPIDKPKPYVQRVNRATGRCVTVPALNPLNRLPAQTIFTFVDLGPRLITLTHHNAIAGPYHRNGDAILDVQHAFKGSPEEARAIIKRHGATLLLVCPNMAESTNYRAKAPGGFYARLAKNEQFGWLTPVPLPKNSPLRAWRID; from the coding sequence TTGACCGATCGGCCCGCCCTCCCGGCTTCTATCGCGACCGAACTCGACCGCCACTGGATCCGCCTGACGCTGATCGCGTGGGTGGTGATCGCGGCATTCTATATCACGCAACGCTGGGCCGCGATCCACTGGCTGTCGCTGGGCGACACCGACGACAACATGCGGTTGATGCAGGTCCGCGCGCTGCTGAACGGTCAGGGCTGGTACGATCTGCGCAACTACCGGCTCAATCCGCCGGGCGGGTTCGACATCCACTGGTCGCGTTTGGTCGACCTGCCGATCGCCGCGCTGATCCTGCTGCTGCGCCCGTTCGTCGGGATGGCGGAGGCGGAGAAGCTGGCGTGCGGGATCGCACCGCTGATCCCGCTGTCGGTGACGATGATCGGCCTTGGCGCGACGGTGCGGCGTCTGGTCGATCCGCTCGCCTGGCCGCTGGCGATCGTGTTCCTGATGGGATCGACGGTCGCCCTGTTGATGTTCATGCCGGAAAGGATCGACCATCACGGCTGGCAGCTTGCGATGCTCAGCCTGACCGTCGCGGGACTGTGCGATCCGAAACAGGCGCGCGGCGGGGCGATCGTCGGGCTGGCGAGCGCGGCGTCGCTGACGATCGGCCTGGAACTGCTGCCTTATGCCGCGATGGCGGGCGCGATCATTGCGCTTCGCTGGATATGGGACCGCGCCGATGCGCAGCGGCTGACGGTCTATGCCCTGGCGCTGGCGGGCGGCAGTGCGGCCGGGTTCGCCGTCTTCGCCTCGAACGCCAACCGCGTGATGCGGTGCGATGCGCTGACGCCGGTGTGGCTGAGCGTGGTGGTTGGCGCGGGCGCGTTGCTGTTCGTGATTGCGCGCCTGTCGCCGGAAAAGCGCGCCGTCCGCCTGGCGCTGGCGATGGCCGCGGGCGCGGCGATCGCGATCGGTTTCGCGTTGCTGTTCCCGCAATGCCTTGGCCGCCCCGAACAGGTCAGCGACGAACTCTACCGCAACTGGCTGAGCAACGTGCGCGAGGCCAAGCCGATCTACAAACACGCGTTCCGCGTCGGCTTCCCGCTCATCGCGCTGCCGGTGATGGGACTGATCGGCGCGGTCCTCGCGACCCGGCGTGCAAGCGGCACGGCGGAGCAGGTGGGCTGGGCCTGCGTCACGCTGTTCGCCGCCTTCGCCGTCGCGATGCTGTTGTGGCAGGTCCGCGCGGGACCGGCCGCGCAATTGATGGCGATCCCAGGCGTCACCGCGCTCGGCTGGATCGTGCTGCCGTGGCTGCTCAGGCATCCTTCGATGCCGGTGCGGGTGTTCGGCACGGTCGCGGCGTTCGTCGTCATATCGGGCATCTTTGCTGGCCTCGCGCTGCGCTGGCTGCCGATCGACAAGCCCAAACCCTACGTCCAGCGGGTCAATCGCGCGACCGGGCGCTGCGTGACGGTGCCGGCGCTGAACCCGCTCAACCGGTTGCCCGCGCAGACGATCTTCACCTTCGTCGACCTTGGGCCGCGCCTGATCACGCTGACCCATCACAACGCCATCGCCGGGCCGTACCACCGCAACGGCGATGCGATCCTCGACGTGCAGCACGCGTTCAAGGGATCGCCCGAAGAGGCACGCGCGATCATAAAGCGGCACGGCGCGACGCTGTTGCTGGTGTGCCCCAACATGGCGGAATCGACGAACTATCGCGCAAAAGCGCCCGGTGGCTTCTACGCCCGACTGGCGAAGAACGAGCAATTCGGCTGGCTGACGCCCGTGCCGCTGCCGAAGAATTCGCCGCTGCGGGCCTGGAGGATCGACTAA
- the egtB gene encoding ergothioneine biosynthesis protein EgtB: protein MSVRPHPARDRSPLAARFSAVRDLSLALAAPLSDADATVQSMDDASPTKWHLAHTTWFFETFVLRDYVPGYALHDERFPFLFNSYYEAEGRRHARNRRGMITRPTLDEVRGYRAAVDTAVLDALSALPDSVRALVELGCHHEEQHQELLITDILHLFGENPLEPAIWSPARKVPVEMPGPIGWIERGEEVVEVGHTGESFSFDCEGPRHRALIAPHAIADRTITNGEWAAFIADGGYDDPRHWLSDGWAWVKAEGVTAPLYWERRDDGWTRFGLDGRRAIDPAAPVTHISFYEADAFASWFGARLPSEFEWEAAAAAHDPNGGNQLDAAGPVEPRPAASAPAFFGDVWEWTGSAYRPYPGFAAAEGAVGEYNGKFMSGQFVLRGGSCATPRSHARASYRNFFYPHQRWQFTGLRLAKDL, encoded by the coding sequence ATGTCAGTCCGTCCCCATCCCGCCCGCGATCGCAGCCCGCTTGCCGCGCGGTTCAGCGCGGTCCGCGACCTGTCGCTGGCGCTCGCCGCGCCGCTGTCCGACGCCGACGCCACGGTGCAGTCGATGGACGACGCGTCGCCGACCAAATGGCACCTCGCGCATACGACCTGGTTCTTCGAAACCTTCGTCCTTCGCGACTACGTCCCCGGTTATGCGCTCCACGACGAACGTTTCCCGTTTCTGTTCAACAGTTATTACGAGGCCGAGGGCCGCCGCCATGCCCGCAACCGTCGCGGCATGATCACCCGCCCGACGCTGGACGAGGTGCGCGGCTACCGCGCCGCAGTCGACACCGCGGTGCTCGACGCGCTCTCGGCCTTGCCTGACTCGGTACGGGCGTTGGTCGAACTCGGCTGTCATCACGAGGAACAGCATCAGGAACTCCTGATCACCGACATCCTTCACCTGTTCGGCGAAAATCCGCTCGAACCCGCGATCTGGTCGCCCGCGCGAAAAGTACCGGTCGAAATGCCCGGTCCGATCGGCTGGATCGAACGCGGCGAGGAAGTGGTCGAGGTCGGCCACACGGGCGAAAGCTTTTCCTTCGATTGCGAAGGCCCGCGCCACCGCGCGCTGATCGCCCCACACGCGATCGCCGACCGCACGATCACCAATGGCGAATGGGCCGCGTTCATCGCCGACGGCGGCTATGACGATCCGCGCCATTGGCTGTCGGACGGCTGGGCGTGGGTGAAGGCCGAGGGCGTCACCGCGCCGCTGTATTGGGAACGGCGCGACGACGGCTGGACGCGCTTCGGGCTCGACGGCCGCCGCGCGATCGACCCCGCCGCGCCGGTCACGCACATCAGCTTCTACGAAGCCGACGCCTTCGCCAGCTGGTTCGGCGCGCGTCTGCCGAGCGAGTTCGAATGGGAGGCCGCCGCCGCCGCGCACGACCCTAACGGCGGCAACCAGCTCGACGCCGCCGGGCCGGTCGAGCCGCGCCCTGCCGCGAGCGCACCGGCGTTTTTCGGCGACGTATGGGAGTGGACCGGCAGCGCCTATCGTCCCTACCCCGGTTTTGCGGCGGCGGAGGGCGCGGTCGGCGAATATAACGGCAAGTTCATGAGCGGGCAGTTCGTGCTCCGCGGCGGATCGTGCGCCACCCCACGCAGCCACGCGCGCGCCAGTTACCGCAACTTCTTCTACCCCCACCAACGCTGGCAGTTCACTGGGCTGCGGCTCGCGAAAGACCTCTGA
- a CDS encoding bifunctional 5,10-methylenetetrahydrofolate dehydrogenase/5,10-methenyltetrahydrofolate cyclohydrolase, whose product MSAEIIDGKAFAAGLRARVGEQAARFNAASGRQAGLAVVLVGADAASSVYVKSKGKATVAAGMASFEHRLPADTSQDDLVALVDRLNADAAVDGILVQLPLPSHIDERVIITRIDPDKDVDGFHPVNAGRLATGLHGFVPCTPLGCLMLLKHVRGDMSGLDAVVIGRSNIVGKPMAQLLIAQSCTVTVAHSRTRDLPDVVRRADIVVAAVGRAGFVKPDWIKPGATLIDVGINRTDAGLVGDIDPVCAEVAGAMTPVPGGVGPMTIACLLRNTIVSACRREGVPLDEAAI is encoded by the coding sequence ATGAGTGCTGAGATCATCGACGGAAAAGCCTTTGCCGCAGGATTGCGCGCGCGCGTGGGCGAGCAGGCGGCGCGGTTCAACGCGGCGAGCGGACGGCAGGCGGGACTGGCGGTCGTACTGGTCGGCGCGGACGCCGCGTCGTCGGTCTATGTGAAGTCGAAGGGCAAGGCGACCGTTGCCGCGGGGATGGCGAGTTTCGAACATCGCCTGCCGGCCGATACCTCGCAGGACGACCTGGTGGCGCTAGTCGACCGGCTCAACGCCGACGCCGCGGTCGACGGCATCCTGGTCCAGCTGCCGCTGCCGAGCCATATCGACGAACGCGTCATCATCACGCGGATCGACCCCGACAAGGATGTCGACGGCTTTCATCCGGTCAATGCCGGGCGGCTCGCGACGGGGCTGCACGGGTTCGTGCCGTGCACGCCGCTCGGTTGCCTGATGCTGCTGAAGCACGTTCGCGGGGATATGTCTGGGCTGGACGCGGTGGTGATCGGGCGGTCGAACATCGTCGGGAAACCGATGGCGCAATTGCTGATCGCGCAGAGCTGCACGGTCACGGTGGCGCATTCGCGGACGCGCGATTTGCCGGACGTGGTGCGGCGCGCGGATATCGTCGTCGCCGCGGTCGGCCGTGCGGGGTTCGTCAAGCCGGACTGGATCAAGCCCGGCGCGACGCTGATCGACGTCGGCATCAATCGCACCGACGCGGGGCTGGTCGGTGACATCGATCCGGTGTGCGCCGAGGTGGCGGGCGCGATGACGCCGGTGCCCGGCGGCGTCGGCCCGATGACGATCGCGTGCCTGTTGCGCAACACGATCGTCTCGGCGTGCCGACGCGAAGGCGTGCCGCTCGACGAAGCGGCGATTTGA
- a CDS encoding MarC family protein, with amino-acid sequence MIELFVSAFITFFVVIDPPGCAPIYAGLSARAGAAQRRAMAVRAVLVAGLILLVFALFGEDLLRGLGIELASFRIAGGIMLFLIALEMVFEKRTERREDRAAKVTAEEAEDVSIFPMAMPMIAGPGSIASVMLLMARNDGIERSAVVLAALGANLLLTLIALLAAGPLMRVLGHKIEAVITRLLGVLLAALAVQFVIDGLQAQLR; translated from the coding sequence GTGATCGAGCTGTTCGTGTCCGCCTTCATCACGTTCTTCGTGGTGATCGATCCGCCCGGCTGCGCGCCGATCTACGCCGGGCTGTCCGCGCGCGCCGGGGCGGCGCAGCGGCGTGCGATGGCGGTGCGCGCGGTGCTGGTCGCCGGGCTGATCCTGCTGGTGTTCGCGCTGTTCGGCGAGGATCTGTTGCGCGGGCTGGGGATCGAACTCGCGTCGTTCCGCATTGCGGGCGGGATCATGCTGTTCCTGATCGCGCTGGAGATGGTGTTCGAAAAGCGCACCGAGCGCCGCGAGGACCGCGCTGCCAAGGTGACTGCGGAAGAGGCCGAGGACGTCTCGATCTTCCCGATGGCGATGCCGATGATCGCCGGGCCGGGATCAATCGCGTCCGTCATGCTGCTGATGGCGCGCAACGACGGGATCGAACGGTCGGCAGTCGTGCTGGCGGCGCTGGGCGCAAACCTGCTGCTGACGCTGATCGCGCTGCTGGCGGCGGGGCCGCTGATGCGCGTGCTGGGGCACAAGATCGAGGCGGTCATCACGCGGCTGCTGGGCGTGCTGCTCGCCGCGCTGGCGGTGCAGTTCGTGATCGACGGGCTGCAGGCGCAGTTGCGTTAG